Proteins from a single region of Nitrososphaerota archaeon:
- the solA gene encoding N-methyl-L-tryptophan oxidase, with protein MTLSQEVRPPSANYRPRSRWDVIVVGCGIMGAAASYNIATKGFRVLNIERFGVNHEHGSSHGRTRIFRTAYYEDPRYVPLLRRAFEAWKGLELKSGKTLLKMTGGLMIGRPGGELVAGTLKAARTHGIPYELMTASEAEGRFGAFRLDEGFVAVHEQRAGVLLAEECVRAFVGLGSEAGCEYRFSEEVRGWRARTHGVEVETQFGTQSADRLVFCAGAWSGPLLKGVVPLGVERQVPLWFSSGGEEKFTSQKMPVFIAEESDGVVYYGVPDLGHGVKVARHHGGKVGEPDKVRREVTEEDITPVRSFASRRLKGLDGPPISSTTCLYTNTPDFNFAVGPYPDDGRVLVVSGGSGHGFKFASVIGEVVSSLVSEEKLDYDISFLSLARFGQKGSD; from the coding sequence TTGACTCTTAGCCAGGAGGTAAGACCGCCGTCGGCGAACTATCGCCCCCGTAGCCGCTGGGACGTGATCGTAGTCGGATGTGGCATAATGGGTGCAGCGGCGAGCTACAACATCGCGACGAAGGGTTTCAGAGTTCTCAACATCGAAAGATTTGGGGTGAACCATGAGCACGGTTCGTCGCACGGGAGGACACGGATTTTCAGGACGGCCTACTATGAAGACCCACGATACGTACCGCTCCTCCGGCGAGCCTTCGAGGCGTGGAAGGGGTTAGAGTTGAAGTCAGGTAAGACGCTGCTGAAAATGACAGGGGGCCTTATGATAGGGAGGCCAGGCGGGGAGTTGGTGGCTGGGACGCTGAAGGCAGCCCGGACCCATGGGATACCCTACGAACTCATGACGGCGTCGGAGGCGGAGGGGCGCTTCGGGGCGTTCAGGCTAGATGAAGGATTTGTGGCCGTGCACGAGCAGAGGGCGGGGGTCCTGCTTGCTGAGGAGTGTGTCCGTGCATTCGTGGGGCTGGGGAGCGAGGCGGGGTGCGAATACAGGTTCTCTGAGGAGGTCAGGGGGTGGAGGGCACGAACGCATGGTGTGGAGGTCGAGACCCAGTTCGGGACCCAGTCGGCCGACAGGCTCGTCTTCTGCGCCGGGGCTTGGAGCGGCCCCTTGCTCAAGGGGGTAGTCCCCCTTGGGGTGGAGAGGCAGGTCCCTCTCTGGTTCTCATCAGGAGGAGAGGAGAAGTTCACTTCGCAGAAGATGCCTGTCTTCATAGCGGAGGAGAGCGATGGCGTCGTCTACTATGGAGTCCCGGACTTGGGGCACGGAGTCAAGGTGGCCAGGCATCATGGCGGCAAGGTGGGGGAACCAGACAAAGTGAGGAGAGAAGTGACTGAGGAAGACATAACCCCCGTAAGGTCCTTCGCGTCACGCAGGCTGAAGGGGCTGGATGGTCCCCCAATATCATCTACGACTTGCCTCTACACCAACACGCCGGACTTCAACTTCGCTGTAGGTCCCTATCCAGACGACGGCAGGGTCTTGGTCGTGAGTGGAGGCTCGGGGCACGGGTTCAAGTTCGCCAGCGTCATAGGCGAAGTGGTGTCGAGCCTGGTCTCGGAGGAGAAGCTTGACTACGACATCTCGTTCCTCAGCCTGGCCAGGTTCGGCCAGAAGGGCTCAGACTGA
- a CDS encoding MFS transporter: MGTASRGFLKTRSFLSYFGMNLSGRTASAVVNVAILLLVAKSANSLSQSAFYVTIVGVAETLAAVVTTLPAGVLVDRHDRRKLLVLANSVRAASFGLLAVVTALYGFQLLAVVAVAVVWNSAGELNRSTSYSVLPDLVSADAIADANGVTMAGFNLVGSASNALGGAMMAVAGAALAFGYGFVGYSAALVFSLLILRYAAKQKRTVDRERKMGTEIKEGFSWLVTQRGLLQLSVSALVFNFLFGMANAFLVLYVVFALGGGAILFGVVLAAFVVGNATGSLLVGKTGAIRHAGKVWVLCYGGGVGMLTLLMGAFPATPVAMAAIVAVGFAISFSGNVWLSSAQGLVPTAMRGRYFAVDGLLSFIGGPPSIATGGILIATFGVARMYEVVGVLMVISAAVFALMKNLWALDGRVKTESPGAGQSSQAASPLA; encoded by the coding sequence ATGGGTACCGCGTCGCGGGGATTCCTCAAAACTCGGAGCTTCCTCAGCTACTTTGGGATGAACCTCTCTGGACGGACCGCCAGCGCGGTGGTCAACGTGGCCATCCTCCTACTGGTGGCCAAATCAGCCAACAGCCTGAGCCAGTCAGCGTTCTATGTCACGATTGTCGGAGTGGCGGAGACCCTAGCTGCCGTGGTCACCACCCTGCCGGCAGGTGTCCTGGTGGACCGCCATGACCGTAGGAAACTCCTAGTGTTAGCGAACTCCGTCAGGGCGGCGAGCTTCGGCCTGCTCGCAGTGGTCACAGCTCTCTATGGGTTCCAGCTCTTAGCAGTCGTGGCTGTGGCCGTAGTCTGGAACTCGGCCGGGGAACTGAACAGGTCGACGTCCTACTCGGTCCTCCCGGACCTGGTGAGCGCGGATGCGATCGCCGACGCCAACGGGGTGACGATGGCGGGCTTCAACCTCGTAGGATCTGCTTCCAACGCGTTGGGCGGGGCCATGATGGCCGTGGCAGGGGCTGCTCTGGCTTTCGGATACGGATTCGTGGGATATTCAGCAGCCCTTGTCTTCTCCCTACTCATACTCCGCTACGCAGCCAAGCAGAAGCGCACGGTCGACAGGGAGCGAAAGATGGGAACGGAAATCAAAGAGGGGTTCAGCTGGCTCGTCACCCAGCGGGGCCTGCTGCAACTCTCTGTCTCAGCGCTGGTCTTCAACTTCCTGTTCGGCATGGCCAATGCCTTCCTGGTGCTTTATGTCGTCTTTGCCCTGGGAGGGGGCGCCATCCTCTTTGGCGTCGTGCTCGCCGCCTTTGTGGTTGGGAACGCGACCGGATCTCTGCTCGTGGGGAAGACCGGGGCTATCAGGCACGCGGGCAAGGTATGGGTCCTCTGCTATGGAGGAGGTGTCGGCATGCTTACACTCTTGATGGGTGCCTTCCCCGCCACCCCGGTCGCTATGGCGGCCATCGTAGCCGTCGGCTTCGCCATCAGCTTCAGCGGGAACGTCTGGTTGTCATCGGCCCAGGGCCTGGTGCCGACCGCCATGCGTGGGCGTTACTTCGCAGTGGACGGCCTGTTGAGCTTCATAGGCGGGCCGCCTTCTATCGCGACCGGTGGGATCCTCATCGCGACCTTTGGGGTCGCAAGGATGTACGAGGTGGTCGGGGTCCTCATGGTCATCTCCGCAGCTGTCTTCGCCCTTATGAAAAACCTCTGGGCCCTCGACGGTCGCGTCAAGACCGAGTCTCCGGGTGCAGGCCAGTCGTCACAGGCGGCCTCGCCCCTAGCGTGA
- the dinB gene encoding DNA polymerase IV: protein MQPPHRTILHVDLDAFYVSAEVREHPELKGLPVVVGADPEGGKGRGVVVACSYEARKFGLRSGMPISQAYRFCPQARYIPPDWELYERTSEEVMSTLKGFADKFEQGSVDEAYLDVTSRATDEESGRRVAVEVKKAVKERHGLSCSIGVAPNKSSAKIASDRNKPDGLTVVPFDGVARFLAPLQVSVVPGIGTKTREFLSEKGVSTIAQLQQLEGKQLTSWFGKNGVWLWGVIHGLERVDVRQQEIPKSLSVERTFKDDVREFREVRREAADGVAELMRRVRSAGYSYKVAGIKIRFGRGFETHTREKTLVSHTDSDAPLIEAVDALLDEFETNGKPVRLIGVRVADIQRSVSGPSKLDDWAGP from the coding sequence TTGCAACCCCCGCACCGGACTATCCTTCATGTTGACCTGGACGCCTTCTACGTGTCAGCCGAGGTCAGGGAGCACCCTGAGCTGAAAGGACTCCCTGTCGTGGTCGGAGCGGACCCCGAAGGCGGGAAGGGGAGAGGTGTCGTGGTAGCCTGCTCATACGAGGCGCGCAAGTTCGGCCTCAGGTCAGGAATGCCGATTTCACAGGCATACAGGTTCTGCCCCCAGGCGAGATACATACCGCCAGACTGGGAGCTCTACGAGCGCACGTCGGAGGAGGTCATGTCCACCCTCAAGGGGTTCGCCGACAAGTTCGAACAGGGTAGCGTTGACGAGGCTTACCTCGACGTCACTAGCAGGGCGACTGACGAAGAGTCGGGCAGGAGGGTGGCCGTGGAGGTCAAGAAGGCGGTGAAAGAGAGGCACGGGCTGTCCTGTTCCATCGGGGTCGCTCCCAACAAATCGTCAGCCAAAATCGCGTCCGACAGAAACAAGCCCGATGGCCTGACGGTAGTACCTTTCGACGGCGTTGCTCGCTTCCTTGCGCCCCTCCAAGTGTCTGTGGTCCCTGGAATCGGCACGAAGACAAGGGAATTCCTCTCCGAGAAGGGGGTCTCCACGATAGCCCAGCTGCAGCAACTTGAGGGGAAGCAGCTCACTTCTTGGTTCGGCAAGAACGGTGTCTGGCTCTGGGGAGTGATTCACGGACTGGAGAGAGTGGATGTGAGACAGCAAGAGATACCGAAGTCCCTCAGTGTCGAGAGGACGTTCAAAGACGACGTCAGGGAGTTCCGGGAGGTCAGGCGGGAGGCCGCCGACGGCGTGGCCGAGCTCATGAGACGGGTCAGGTCTGCGGGGTACTCCTACAAGGTCGCCGGAATCAAGATAAGGTTCGGCAGGGGCTTCGAGACCCACACTCGGGAGAAGACTTTGGTCAGTCACACAGACAGCGACGCCCCCCTCATCGAGGCCGTCGATGCGCTTCTCGACGAGTTCGAGACGAACGGGAAGCCAGTCAGGCTCATAGGCGTCCGCGTGGCTGACATCCAGCGCTCCGTCTCCGGGCCCTCGAAGCTGGACGACTGGGCGGGACCCTAG
- a CDS encoding DUF72 domain-containing protein: protein MDLENLRIGCSGWSYKDWQGIFYPKGVPPKDYLSYYSKVFNCVEIDSSFYRIPNHLMVNQWRSGTPSGFLFSPKLPKKITHERKLKDSESTLVYFYGVLSKLKDKLGPIVIQLPPSIKLSTHEGALKGFVSQLSPEFRHAIEFRHKSWFNPEVYSLLRTSNIAMVWTLNQFVESPPEVTADFVYLRMVGDREITEFNGIQKDRSGDLKRWAAAVKENSKKFESGYVFFNNHFAGFSPESANEFRRLLGLMELDWKGQGAEQQTLFGT, encoded by the coding sequence TTGGACCTCGAGAACCTCAGGATAGGCTGTAGCGGCTGGTCTTACAAGGACTGGCAGGGGATTTTCTACCCCAAGGGGGTGCCTCCGAAGGACTACCTCTCCTACTACTCCAAGGTGTTCAACTGCGTCGAAATCGACTCCAGTTTCTACAGGATACCTAACCACCTTATGGTCAACCAATGGAGGAGCGGCACGCCTTCGGGGTTCCTCTTTTCCCCGAAGCTCCCGAAAAAGATAACCCACGAGAGGAAACTCAAAGACTCTGAGTCGACCCTTGTCTACTTCTATGGCGTTCTCAGCAAGCTGAAGGACAAGCTGGGACCCATAGTGATCCAGCTCCCACCTTCCATCAAGCTCAGCACCCACGAGGGGGCCCTCAAGGGGTTCGTTTCCCAGCTCAGCCCCGAGTTCAGGCACGCTATTGAGTTCCGACACAAGTCTTGGTTCAACCCAGAAGTCTATTCCCTTCTCAGGACGAGCAACATCGCGATGGTGTGGACCCTGAACCAGTTTGTGGAGTCCCCCCCGGAAGTCACGGCAGACTTCGTCTACCTGAGGATGGTGGGGGACAGGGAGATCACCGAGTTCAACGGGATTCAGAAGGACAGGTCTGGCGACCTGAAGCGCTGGGCCGCCGCCGTCAAAGAGAACTCCAAGAAGTTCGAGTCGGGGTACGTCTTCTTCAACAATCATTTCGCCGGCTTCAGCCCGGAGTCAGCGAACGAGTTCCGCAGGCTTCTAGGCCTGATGGAGCTCGACTGGAAGGGCCAGGGAGCCGAGCAGCAGACACTCTTCGGGACGTAG
- a CDS encoding SPFH domain-containing protein — MVFGKKSDAVPATGGSVFGSTTFAWDDKDKQPAPGVYNVLWKAPRQIRLNDNVVVREDEIAVFYRDGKALTYFDQPNRYALTDFNAPVVGKLLKFFSGVTQWAEVYFVPKRYLDGKYGSTQPYQFTDPTFGIINLRVFGEYRWKISSPELFINQFVGTFGADTSDDVEGRVKEQVVILIYNALGKMKQQGLKVTDLAASLTNIEQEVLAAAPDHLGQYGIEINKISGLTISLPDEVQKAIDTRSEMQVLGVNYMQYQTGKAIDDAAKNPSGGAGVFAGLGAGIGAGSAIGGQMAQGMNQNVQSRSCPNCGSIISATAKFCPNCGVTMPSQQGPQAPAGASKFCPNCGSPVAAGSKFCNSCGTKL, encoded by the coding sequence ATGGTGTTCGGAAAGAAGAGCGACGCTGTCCCAGCGACCGGAGGGAGCGTGTTCGGCTCCACCACATTCGCCTGGGATGACAAGGACAAACAGCCTGCGCCCGGCGTCTACAACGTCCTCTGGAAGGCGCCACGCCAAATCAGGCTAAACGACAACGTAGTGGTGAGGGAGGACGAGATTGCTGTGTTCTACAGGGACGGGAAGGCGCTGACCTACTTCGACCAGCCCAACAGATACGCTCTGACGGACTTCAACGCTCCGGTGGTCGGGAAGTTGCTGAAGTTCTTCAGTGGTGTCACCCAATGGGCAGAAGTCTATTTCGTGCCGAAGAGGTATCTCGACGGGAAATACGGGAGCACCCAGCCCTACCAGTTCACAGACCCGACCTTTGGGATAATCAACCTCCGCGTGTTCGGTGAGTACAGGTGGAAGATATCCTCGCCCGAGCTCTTCATCAACCAGTTTGTCGGGACGTTCGGAGCGGACACCTCCGACGACGTCGAAGGGAGGGTGAAGGAGCAGGTCGTCATCCTGATCTACAACGCCCTCGGGAAGATGAAGCAACAGGGGCTGAAGGTGACCGACCTGGCCGCCAGCCTCACCAACATAGAACAGGAGGTCCTGGCCGCGGCACCCGACCACCTTGGACAGTATGGGATTGAGATCAACAAGATTTCGGGGCTGACAATAAGCCTCCCCGACGAGGTGCAGAAAGCCATCGACACGCGGTCCGAGATGCAGGTCCTGGGGGTGAACTATATGCAATATCAGACAGGGAAGGCGATAGACGACGCCGCGAAGAACCCCAGCGGAGGCGCAGGGGTCTTCGCAGGACTCGGGGCCGGCATTGGTGCTGGTTCTGCCATTGGCGGGCAGATGGCCCAGGGGATGAACCAGAACGTACAGTCCCGGAGCTGCCCCAACTGCGGGTCCATCATCTCTGCTACAGCGAAGTTCTGTCCCAACTGTGGAGTGACCATGCCCTCCCAGCAGGGTCCCCAGGCCCCGGCGGGGGCGAGCAAGTTCTGTCCCAACTGTGGGAGCCCTGTCGCAGCCGGGTCGAAGTTCTGCAACAGCTGTGGGACCAAGCTCTAG